In the Nitrososphaerota archaeon genome, one interval contains:
- a CDS encoding metallophosphoesterase: protein MKILENIELIECFPAIYIKSIDSMVIADLHLGYEGIMAEQGIFIPKIQFKKEMDMLSKIINKKKANRIIINGDIKHEFSETSYHEFIEVSDLLNFLKNNFKEIVLIKGNHDNYIARVSNKYDVKLYEEFKINEFYFLHGHKIPIDFMRKDVEIIIIAHEHPAIALYDEIGVKEKIDCLLYGNMKDGRKIIVLPAFSYFAQGSDVNILPKEELLSPILREYVDIDELNVIAISEEVGCLIFPKIGELKKF from the coding sequence ATGAAAATTTTAGAAAATATAGAATTAATAGAGTGTTTTCCAGCAATATATATAAAGAGTATAGATAGTATGGTTATTGCCGATCTTCATTTAGGTTATGAAGGAATAATGGCTGAGCAAGGAATTTTTATACCTAAAATTCAATTTAAAAAAGAAATGGATATGCTTTCTAAAATAATAAATAAAAAGAAAGCTAATAGAATAATTATTAATGGAGATATAAAGCATGAATTTTCAGAAACAAGTTATCATGAATTTATTGAAGTTTCAGACCTTTTAAATTTTCTTAAGAATAATTTTAAAGAAATTGTTTTAATTAAAGGAAATCATGATAATTATATTGCTAGAGTATCAAATAAGTATGATGTTAAATTATATGAAGAATTTAAAATAAATGAATTTTATTTTTTGCATGGTCATAAGATACCTATAGATTTTATGAGAAAAGATGTGGAAATAATCATTATTGCTCATGAGCATCCAGCAATTGCTTTATATGATGAAATTGGTGTAAAAGAAAAAATTGATTGCTTACTTTATGGAAATATGAAAGATGGAAGGAAAATAATTGTTTTACCAGCTTTTTCATATTTTGCTCAAGGAAGTGATGTAAATATTCTTCCAAAAGAAGAATTGCTTTCACCTATATTAAGAGAATATGTGGATATTGATGAATTAAATGTTATTGCTATAAGTGAAGAAGTTGGTTGCTTAATTTTTCCAAAAATTGGTGAACTTAAAAAATTTTGA
- a CDS encoding ATP-dependent helicase produces MAIEFVKKPFKKEENLSCLESYVREWFVKTFKELTPPQKYSFKLISEGHNVVITAPTGSGKTIAGFLSILSELFKMGKEGKLKDSVYCIYVSPLKALDNDIKRNLLIPLKEIREIAKNKGIDLPEVRIAVRSGDVTPHEKQRQLKQPPHILITTPESLAVMLNAPKFSRYLSTVKWVIVDEIHELANNKRGVHLSLSLERLQEIAGKFIRIGLGATLHPIENAAAFLVGYDDSGELRDCKIVDVSWYKPYDLKVLCPVKDIIHSTAEQLNSAMYKLLDKLISEHRTTLIFTNTRSGTERVVFHLKDKWKNKYSDTTIGAHHGSLSREIRLSVEEMLKKGLLKAVVCSTSLELGIDIGYIDLVVQIGSPKSVTRAIQRIGRSGHKFGDIAKGIIIAMDRDDLIECAVMLKCALERHLDKIQIPKNCLDVLAQHIVGMALNKKWNIKDALKVIKRSYCYHDLNEETFKKLLHYLAGHYLDLKDQKVYGKIWYDENDGMFGKRGKYTRIIYYLNIGTIPDEVKVDVYKLPDKKYIGNIEEGFLERLKPGDIFVLGGKLYEFRYAKAMRCYVSQAPKEAVPTIPAWFSELLPLSFDLALEIQKFRKEMKKKFEKGENEEEIISWLLKNYPIDKYSAYSIYEYFKEQYEYCNIIPSFNEILIEETYDLQGRKYIVFHSLYGRRTNDVLSRIVAIIISNQLGKNIGVIVSDNGFALHIPKKSKVDISKLLEEIKNTDPITLLRENIRRTELMNRRFRHCATRSFLILRNYKGHKISVSKQQTNAQTLIKVCEEIDPKFPIIEETYREILEDVFDIENALKVISWIKNGKVEINYIKTNLPSPFAHNLIILGEADVVLMEDRKKALLELHEAIMKSIENRKKS; encoded by the coding sequence ATGGCCATAGAATTCGTTAAAAAACCTTTTAAAAAAGAAGAAAATTTATCATGTTTAGAAAGTTACGTTAGAGAATGGTTTGTTAAAACTTTTAAAGAACTTACTCCTCCTCAAAAATATTCTTTTAAATTAATTTCAGAAGGACATAATGTAGTTATAACTGCTCCAACTGGTTCAGGAAAAACAATAGCTGGATTTTTGTCGATTTTAAGTGAATTATTTAAAATGGGTAAAGAAGGGAAGCTTAAAGATAGTGTATATTGTATATATGTTTCGCCTTTAAAAGCTTTAGATAATGATATTAAAAGAAATCTTTTAATTCCTCTTAAAGAAATAAGAGAAATAGCTAAAAATAAAGGAATAGATTTGCCAGAAGTTAGAATAGCTGTACGTAGTGGAGATGTTACTCCTCATGAAAAACAAAGGCAGCTTAAACAACCTCCACATATATTGATTACAACTCCTGAAAGCTTAGCTGTTATGCTTAATGCTCCTAAGTTTTCAAGATATCTTTCAACTGTTAAATGGGTTATTGTAGACGAAATACACGAACTTGCAAATAATAAACGTGGAGTACATCTTAGCTTAAGCTTAGAAAGATTGCAAGAAATTGCAGGAAAATTTATTAGAATAGGATTGGGAGCAACTCTTCATCCAATTGAAAATGCAGCTGCTTTTTTAGTTGGATATGATGATAGTGGAGAATTAAGAGATTGTAAAATAGTTGATGTAAGTTGGTATAAACCATATGATTTAAAAGTATTATGTCCAGTAAAAGATATAATTCATTCTACAGCTGAACAACTTAATTCTGCTATGTATAAACTTTTAGATAAACTTATTTCTGAACATAGAACAACATTAATTTTTACCAATACAAGAAGTGGTACTGAAAGAGTTGTATTTCATTTAAAAGATAAATGGAAAAATAAGTATAGTGATACAACAATCGGTGCTCATCATGGCTCTTTAAGTAGAGAAATTAGACTTAGCGTAGAAGAAATGTTAAAGAAAGGTTTGCTTAAAGCGGTTGTATGCTCAACATCTCTTGAGCTTGGAATTGATATTGGATATATAGATTTAGTTGTTCAAATAGGTTCTCCTAAAAGTGTTACTAGAGCAATTCAAAGAATTGGTAGAAGTGGACATAAATTTGGCGATATAGCTAAAGGAATTATAATCGCGATGGATAGAGATGATCTTATAGAATGTGCAGTAATGCTTAAATGTGCTCTCGAAAGACATCTTGATAAAATACAAATTCCAAAGAATTGTTTAGATGTTTTAGCTCAACATATTGTTGGAATGGCTTTAAATAAAAAATGGAATATTAAAGATGCATTAAAAGTTATTAAAAGAAGCTATTGTTATCATGATTTAAATGAAGAAACATTTAAAAAACTTCTTCATTATTTAGCTGGACATTATTTAGATCTTAAAGATCAAAAAGTATATGGAAAAATATGGTATGATGAAAATGATGGAATGTTTGGTAAAAGAGGAAAATATACTAGAATAATATACTATCTTAATATTGGAACTATTCCTGATGAAGTAAAAGTAGACGTTTATAAGTTGCCGGATAAAAAATATATTGGGAATATTGAAGAAGGTTTTCTTGAAAGGCTTAAGCCTGGAGATATTTTTGTATTAGGTGGAAAATTGTATGAATTTAGATATGCTAAAGCAATGCGTTGCTATGTTTCTCAAGCTCCTAAAGAAGCAGTACCAACAATTCCAGCATGGTTTTCTGAACTTCTTCCATTAAGTTTTGATTTAGCTTTGGAAATTCAAAAATTTAGAAAAGAAATGAAGAAAAAATTCGAAAAAGGTGAAAATGAAGAAGAAATAATTTCTTGGTTATTAAAAAATTATCCAATAGATAAATACTCTGCATACTCTATATATGAATATTTTAAAGAACAATACGAATATTGTAATATAATTCCATCTTTTAATGAAATACTTATTGAAGAAACATATGATTTACAAGGTAGAAAATATATTGTTTTTCATTCATTATACGGTAGAAGGACTAATGATGTTCTTTCAAGAATTGTAGCTATAATTATTTCAAATCAATTGGGGAAAAATATTGGTGTAATAGTTAGTGATAATGGTTTTGCTTTGCATATACCTAAAAAGAGTAAAGTGGATATTAGTAAATTGCTTGAAGAAATTAAAAATACCGATCCAATTACTCTTCTTCGAGAAAATATTAGAAGAACAGAACTTATGAATAGACGCTTTAGACATTGTGCAACTAGAAGTTTTTTAATTCTTAGAAATTATAAAGGCCATAAAATAAGTGTAAGTAAGCAACAAACAAATGCTCAAACATTAATTAAAGTATGTGAAGAAATAGATCCAAAATTCCCAATAATAGAAGAAACTTATAGAGAAATATTAGAAGATGTATTTGATATAGAAAATGCTTTAAAAGTAATTTCATGGATAAAAAATGGAAAAGTTGAAATTAATTATATTAAAACAAATCTCCCCTCTCCATTTGCTCATAATTTAATAATATTAGGCGAGGCTGATGTTGTTTTAATGGAAGATCGTAAAAAAGCTTTATTAGAATTACATGAAGCAATTATGAAAAGTATAGAAAATAGAAAAAAAAGTTAA